The following are from one region of the Dehalococcoidales bacterium genome:
- a CDS encoding phosphocholine cytidylyltransferase family protein, which translates to MKGIITAAARSPRLLPLTKNTPVSMLEVAGRPILDHQLNALHDAGVRDTVVITGFCTDQVEEFCRGKATCIYNPFYEVCNVAMNLWLVRQELKSGFLLLYDDTLYQTDLIREVLDQGDSTLLVVDPKGLDKEAEKVVLQQGAVSAIGKDVEEPYGEFIGMAKFSSDVIPVLTEELEQIARTNLDTSFPRLIRRLIDKGQEIRVHTTDRPWIDIDFPSDLEEARRIWQL; encoded by the coding sequence ATGAAAGGCATAATCACAGCAGCCGCCAGAAGCCCCCGCTTGCTACCCCTCACCAAGAACACACCGGTAAGTATGCTGGAGGTAGCCGGGAGACCTATCCTTGACCACCAGCTCAACGCACTGCACGATGCTGGGGTCAGGGATACAGTAGTAATAACCGGGTTTTGCACCGACCAGGTGGAGGAATTCTGCCGGGGGAAAGCTACCTGCATCTACAACCCCTTCTATGAGGTCTGCAACGTGGCCATGAATCTATGGCTGGTGCGGCAGGAACTCAAATCGGGTTTCCTCCTGCTGTACGACGATACCCTATACCAGACAGACCTTATCCGGGAAGTCCTCGATCAGGGTGATAGTACCCTCCTGGTGGTCGACCCGAAGGGTCTTGATAAGGAAGCCGAAAAGGTGGTGCTTCAGCAGGGAGCGGTAAGCGCAATTGGCAAGGATGTAGAAGAGCCCTACGGCGAATTTATTGGCATGGCCAAGTTCTCATCAGATGTTATTCCGGTTCTGACCGAAGAGTTGGAGCAAATCGCCAGGACCAACCTTGATACTAGCTTCCCACGACTTATCCGACGTCTCATCGACAAGGGCCAGGAAATCAGAGTACATACTACTGACCGTCCCTGGATAGATATTGACTTCCCCAGTGACCTGGAAGAGGCGCGCCGGATTTGGCAACTGTAG